AAAAATTTTTCCAGCTGGGGGTGGCTCTTTTGGTCTCCCCCGGCCGTCAAGATGGATCTACGATTCGTTTGCCTTATAATTCCAGGGCATCCATTTGGAAGGATCTTTGAAAAGTACCAATGAATTTTTTATCAGCGTGACCAGATAATCAAAGGGATTGACACACATCAGATTGCAGGCATGGATCAGACTCATGAACATATCCCCGATGTAGGCACCATGTTCGGTTTTATAGAACAGTGAATTTTTCCGGTGCTGGATGCAGCGTTTCAAGCTTCGTTCACAGATATTGTAATCCAACGGTGCTCCCGGAACCTCCAGAAACCGTGTCAATTTGGTCCAGTGATTGTTCATATAGGTGATCGCCTTACCGAGTCCGGAGTTCGGTTCCACCAGATTCTCATCTTTCTGGCGGTCCAGCCAGGACTTAAGATCCGCTATCAGGGGACAGCTGTGCTCCTTATGCCAGACCAGCCGATCATCCGGTGTCATCTTTTCTTTTTTGGTCCGGGCATCAATTCGGTAAACCCGGGACAGGCAAATGGAACAAAATCGAGTATCAAATGTTTTCTTTCATGAGCAAGAACTGGCGTGGGCGGCCATTGGATAGTTTGGGAACAATCGTTAATCTGATTTCAAATATCACCACCCAAAAAGGCCTGTGAGTAGAAGCTGATATTGCTGAACCCAGATCCACAGGGTTTTAGATGGCCAGGCTGTCCGAACATGTGGAGGCACTTCCCGGAAACACCCTGCGCCTTTCCGGACAA
Above is a window of Desulfotignum balticum DSM 7044 DNA encoding:
- a CDS encoding IS66 family transposase gives rise to the protein MTPDDRLVWHKEHSCPLIADLKSWLDRQKDENLVEPNSGLGKAITYMNNHWTKLTRFLEVPGAPLDYNICERSLKRCIQHRKNSLFYKTEHGAYIGDMFMSLIHACNLMCVNPFDYLVTLIKNSLVLFKDPSKWMPWNYKANES